In a genomic window of Corynebacterium choanae:
- the glgX gene encoding glycogen debranching protein GlgX yields the protein MSNDAVDVIQVWPGSAYPLGSTYDGAGTNFSIFSDIAEKVELCLLDEDNNETRINLEEVDAHTWHCYLPGITPGQRYGYRVYGPYDPANGHRCDPNKLLVDPYAKAFDGEFDGHPSLFSYDINDPYDLSKRNEEDSLGHTMTSVVINPFFDWANDRAPKIPYDKTVIYEAHVKGMTMTHPDIPEKLRGTYAGLAHPVIIDYLKDLGVTAIELMPVHQFLQDDRLRELGLRNYWGYNTFGFLAPHQDYAASSKPGGAVSEFKGMVRTFHEAGIEVILDVVYNHTAEGNHMGPTIAFRGIDNAAYYRLVHDDKVHYMDYTGCGNSLNVRHPHTLQLIMDSLRYWVSEMHVDGFRFDLASTLARELHDVDRLSAFFDLVQQDPIVSQVKLIAEPWDIGEGGYQVGNFPALWTEWNGKYRDTVRDFWRGEPATLGEFASRLTGSSDLYANNGRRPTASINFVTAHDGFTLNDLVSYNEKHNDANGEGNRDGESHNRSWNCGVEGPTDDPAIAQLRAQQRRNFLTTLLLSQGTPMIAHGDEMARTQDGNNNVYCQDSPLAWMDWEQAADNQTLINFTKRLLKIRANHPVFRRRRFLAGGPLGDDDHVKRDIAWLVPSGKLMTQSDWDFTFGKSLMVYLNGNAIAEPDERGQRIVDDSFLMCFNAHYDPIDFTLPEAKFGAKWRVIVDTTEETGYPLTEAIIDAGGHVVVPGRATMLLKQIAPPPSLAATAAHDDATATDSSTAQAAPATTDTPVSGDDPSGVSAATAGDANDHSTVSREEELVTAAPGSMASGADDLTADSTTLDAGVSSPGEAASGEESRDSAATPATDALQGSADPLQRTGLSAGGTHVLPGQGEDNTAAPVISSAEIATSAVNANVTAQTAAHHPEPDTDQWHSAQSDSVTFPATTGVPAGTAPQPFINQDTKPDEHAAAQQPAAPAAERVAADSPDSPPNPPAATPQPPSQFTDDYEQQPEY from the coding sequence ATGAGTAATGATGCCGTTGATGTCATACAGGTGTGGCCAGGATCGGCCTACCCATTGGGCTCCACCTATGACGGAGCGGGCACCAACTTTTCCATTTTCTCCGATATCGCCGAGAAAGTAGAGCTGTGCCTGCTTGATGAAGACAACAACGAAACCAGAATCAATCTCGAGGAAGTCGACGCCCACACGTGGCACTGCTACCTGCCAGGGATCACCCCGGGGCAACGCTATGGCTACCGAGTCTACGGGCCATATGATCCAGCAAACGGACACCGCTGCGACCCGAATAAACTGCTGGTTGACCCGTATGCGAAAGCCTTCGACGGCGAATTCGACGGACACCCTTCGCTGTTTTCTTACGACATCAACGATCCCTATGATTTGTCGAAGCGCAACGAGGAAGATTCCCTCGGACACACCATGACCTCCGTGGTTATTAACCCGTTCTTTGACTGGGCGAATGACCGCGCACCGAAGATCCCCTACGACAAAACCGTCATCTATGAAGCGCATGTCAAAGGCATGACAATGACGCATCCGGATATTCCAGAAAAACTCCGCGGCACCTATGCGGGGCTGGCACATCCGGTGATTATCGACTACCTGAAAGATCTTGGAGTCACCGCCATTGAGCTGATGCCGGTACACCAATTCTTGCAGGATGACCGCTTGCGTGAACTTGGTTTACGCAACTATTGGGGCTACAACACCTTTGGCTTTTTAGCACCCCACCAGGACTATGCCGCATCCTCCAAACCCGGTGGTGCAGTCAGCGAATTCAAAGGGATGGTGCGCACGTTCCACGAGGCGGGCATCGAGGTTATTTTGGATGTGGTGTACAACCACACCGCCGAAGGCAACCATATGGGGCCAACTATTGCGTTCCGCGGTATCGACAATGCCGCCTACTACCGTCTCGTCCACGACGACAAAGTGCACTATATGGACTACACCGGCTGCGGTAACTCCTTAAATGTGCGTCATCCACACACCTTGCAGCTGATCATGGATTCGCTGCGGTATTGGGTTTCTGAGATGCATGTTGACGGTTTCCGATTCGACTTGGCATCCACCCTTGCCCGCGAACTTCACGATGTCGACCGGCTCAGCGCCTTCTTCGATCTCGTCCAGCAGGATCCGATCGTCTCCCAGGTGAAACTCATTGCGGAACCTTGGGATATTGGCGAAGGCGGCTACCAGGTTGGGAACTTCCCAGCACTGTGGACGGAATGGAACGGGAAGTATCGCGATACGGTTCGGGATTTTTGGCGGGGTGAACCAGCAACGCTCGGTGAATTCGCCTCCCGGTTGACCGGTTCCTCCGATTTGTATGCCAATAATGGTCGCCGCCCAACGGCAAGTATTAACTTTGTCACCGCACACGACGGGTTTACCCTCAACGATCTGGTGTCCTACAACGAAAAGCACAACGATGCGAACGGGGAAGGTAACCGCGACGGGGAATCGCACAACCGTTCCTGGAACTGTGGTGTGGAAGGCCCCACCGATGATCCGGCAATCGCCCAGTTGCGGGCACAGCAGCGGCGAAACTTTCTCACCACCTTGCTACTTTCCCAGGGCACCCCGATGATTGCCCACGGCGATGAGATGGCTCGCACCCAAGATGGCAACAACAATGTCTACTGCCAGGATTCACCGCTAGCCTGGATGGACTGGGAACAGGCCGCAGATAATCAGACGTTGATTAATTTCACCAAGCGGCTGTTGAAGATTCGGGCAAACCATCCAGTGTTCCGCCGCCGGCGGTTCCTGGCGGGCGGTCCGCTCGGCGACGATGACCATGTCAAGCGCGATATCGCCTGGCTGGTGCCATCGGGCAAATTAATGACCCAATCAGACTGGGATTTCACCTTCGGCAAGTCGCTGATGGTCTATCTCAACGGCAATGCGATTGCCGAACCAGATGAGCGTGGTCAGCGGATTGTCGACGATTCCTTCCTCATGTGTTTTAACGCCCACTATGATCCCATCGACTTCACACTTCCGGAGGCGAAGTTTGGCGCGAAGTGGCGAGTGATTGTCGACACCACCGAGGAAACCGGGTACCCCTTGACTGAGGCAATCATTGATGCTGGCGGCCATGTGGTGGTGCCAGGTCGGGCAACAATGCTGTTAAAGCAGATCGCTCCCCCACCATCGCTAGCGGCAACTGCAGCACACGATGATGCCACTGCTACTGACTCATCCACTGCGCAGGCTGCACCCGCCACTACTGATACTCCTGTCAGCGGCGACGATCCAAGTGGTGTCTCTGCTGCAACTGCTGGCGATGCCAACGATCACAGCACAGTTTCCCGCGAGGAAGAACTAGTGACAGCTGCCCCAGGATCGATGGCTTCCGGCGCCGATGATCTCACCGCAGACAGCACCACATTAGATGCAGGGGTTTCCTCCCCTGGAGAAGCCGCCAGCGGCGAAGAATCTCGTGACAGCGCAGCGACCCCTGCTACTGATGCACTGCAAGGAAGCGCTGATCCATTGCAGCGCACCGGGTTGTCTGCCGGTGGAACTCATGTGCTTCCCGGCCAAGGGGAAGACAATACGGCAGCACCGGTGATCTCCTCCGCAGAGATCGCCACCAGTGCTGTGAATGCGAATGTGACAGCGCAAACCGCTGCTCATCATCCAGAACCAGATACTGACCAGTGGCATAGTGCACAGTCAGATTCGGTAACCTTCCCCGCTACTACTGGAGTGCCCGCCGGCACTGCACCGCAGCCTTTTATCAACCAGGACACGAAACCCGACGAACACGCTGCAGCACAGCAACCGGCCGCACCAGCCGCTGAACGTGTTGCCGCTGATTCGCCGGATAGTCCCCCAAACCCGCCGGCCGCAACTCCGCAGCCACCGTCGCAATTCACCGACGACTATGAGCAGCAGCCCGAGTATTAA
- a CDS encoding TetR/AcrR family transcriptional regulator — protein MQLTREIISQAAIEILDTYGLSDMTMRRLAKQLSVAPGALYWHFPSKQELIAELGLILLAPVIYPQLPDSEEKQQLVRRMQTNHPQIAIPLHSATDPLELSLRLRSTLLAHRDGAELVLAALSKPQLRTDLEQAFLSTLDKVASDPALQGMCAATLVHFAFGAVSHEQAVAQLCKATGESTPNTTDAASVEDQFAQGVKMIVTGTAALQ, from the coding sequence GTGCAATTAACCCGGGAGATTATTTCACAAGCCGCCATCGAGATTCTCGACACCTATGGTCTCAGCGACATGACGATGCGACGTCTTGCCAAGCAGCTCTCCGTCGCTCCCGGCGCACTCTACTGGCATTTCCCTTCCAAGCAGGAACTTATTGCCGAACTAGGCCTTATTTTGCTGGCCCCGGTGATTTATCCGCAACTGCCCGATAGTGAAGAAAAACAGCAGCTGGTTCGTCGAATGCAGACGAATCATCCACAAATTGCGATTCCGCTACATTCTGCTACCGACCCCTTGGAACTGAGCCTGCGGTTGCGATCAACATTGTTGGCGCACCGTGATGGTGCCGAGCTCGTACTTGCAGCATTATCGAAGCCACAGTTACGAACTGATTTGGAACAGGCGTTTCTCTCAACGTTAGACAAGGTTGCCTCCGATCCGGCACTGCAAGGAATGTGTGCGGCAACGCTGGTGCATTTCGCCTTTGGGGCGGTGTCTCATGAGCAAGCGGTTGCCCAGCTTTGTAAGGCAACGGGTGAAAGCACCCCGAATACTACTGATGCTGCAAGTGTCGAGGATCAGTTTGCGCAAGGCGTGAAGATGATTGTTACCGGCACCGCCGCGTTGCAGTAG
- the bioB gene encoding biotin synthase BioB has product MTTTTGEDTPDILTRARAKVLDRGEGLSKDGVLEVLQLPDDRIEELLALAHEVRLKWCGEEVELEGIISLKTGGCPEDCHFCSQSGLFQSPVRNAWLDIPALVDAAKQTAKTGATEFCIVAAVKGPDEKLMDQLIEAVGAIQQEVDINVAASVGILTQEQVDRLAAAGVHRYNHNLETARSFFPNVVTTHSWETRRDTLQMVKEAGMEVCCGGILGMGETPEQRAEFATELAELDPHEVPMNFLDPRPGTPFADKEVMPAAEALKCIGAFRLALPKTILRFAGGRELTLGDLGAEQGMLGGINAIIVGNYLTTLGRPQERDLDMVGKLRLPIKALNSTV; this is encoded by the coding sequence ATGACGACTACCACTGGCGAAGACACTCCCGACATCCTCACCCGTGCCCGCGCGAAAGTGCTCGACCGTGGTGAAGGGCTGTCGAAGGATGGAGTCCTCGAAGTTCTGCAACTGCCAGATGACCGAATCGAAGAGCTCCTCGCTTTAGCCCATGAAGTACGGTTGAAGTGGTGTGGTGAAGAAGTCGAACTCGAAGGCATTATTTCGCTGAAAACTGGCGGCTGCCCCGAAGACTGCCACTTCTGTTCCCAATCTGGTTTATTCCAGTCACCGGTGCGCAACGCCTGGCTGGATATCCCGGCATTGGTCGATGCCGCGAAACAGACCGCGAAAACTGGGGCAACCGAATTTTGTATTGTGGCAGCGGTGAAAGGACCCGACGAGAAGCTGATGGATCAGCTCATCGAAGCAGTTGGGGCAATCCAACAGGAAGTCGACATCAACGTTGCTGCATCTGTTGGTATTTTGACGCAAGAGCAAGTTGATCGCTTAGCGGCAGCAGGGGTACATCGCTATAACCACAATCTGGAGACTGCCCGATCCTTCTTCCCAAATGTGGTGACTACCCACTCTTGGGAAACCCGTCGTGACACCCTGCAGATGGTGAAAGAAGCCGGAATGGAAGTCTGCTGCGGTGGCATTTTGGGGATGGGCGAAACCCCCGAACAACGCGCCGAGTTTGCTACCGAACTTGCCGAACTTGATCCTCACGAAGTGCCGATGAACTTCCTGGATCCCCGCCCCGGAACCCCGTTCGCCGACAAGGAAGTAATGCCAGCTGCAGAGGCATTGAAATGTATCGGCGCCTTCCGGTTGGCGCTGCCGAAGACAATTCTGCGCTTCGCCGGTGGTCGGGAACTCACCCTCGGCGACTTAGGTGCGGAGCAGGGCATGCTTGGCGGTATCAATGCGATTATTGTCGGCAACTACCTGACCACCTTGGGGCGTCCACAAGAACGTGACCTCGACATGGTGGGTAAGTTGCGGCTGCCAATCAAAGCTTTGAACTCGACGGTGTAA